One window of the Halobacillus litoralis genome contains the following:
- a CDS encoding sodium/glutamate symporter: MTPNQIGFALLYIGVFLLVGKIIRVKSTLLQNLFLPSSIIGGFIALLLGPQVLGKFFSDDNSLANGVMTENITEVWSSLPGMMINIVFACLFLGATIPKLKDIWNYAGPQLAFGWAIGWGQYVVGLLLVLLILTPFFDLPPMAGALIEVAFEGGHGTAAGMASTFEELGFSEAFDLAIGLATVGVLSGVIFGIILINWGVRNKKTKVIEDVDDFSNLRKRGVMEYQNREPAGKMTLRPESIEPLSFHLAIVMLAILIGWGILQGLIALEAITINSDFMEYIPLFPVAMLGGILLQIVFDKKDKYNLVDRRMINRIQGLALDVLILTAIATVSLDVIGEYLVPFLILAAAGIAWNLFGFLVLAPRFIPNYWFERGIGDFGQSMGVTATGLLLMRVVDPDNESPAFEAFGYKQLFYEPFLGGGFVTALSVPFIAQFGPWPSLILAAAMTAVGILSGLFYFGKGKGSSI; encoded by the coding sequence ATGACTCCAAACCAAATCGGCTTTGCCTTATTATATATTGGTGTATTCTTATTGGTCGGGAAAATCATCCGTGTCAAATCAACACTGCTGCAAAATTTATTTTTACCATCCTCCATCATCGGGGGCTTTATCGCATTATTGTTAGGACCACAGGTATTAGGGAAGTTTTTCTCTGACGATAACTCCTTAGCAAACGGAGTAATGACGGAAAACATTACGGAAGTCTGGTCTTCCTTGCCCGGAATGATGATCAACATAGTGTTTGCCTGCTTGTTCCTGGGAGCCACCATCCCTAAGTTGAAGGACATATGGAATTATGCAGGTCCACAGCTCGCCTTTGGCTGGGCTATCGGCTGGGGGCAGTATGTTGTCGGTCTTTTACTTGTCTTATTAATCCTGACACCTTTTTTCGATTTACCTCCAATGGCCGGTGCCTTGATTGAAGTTGCATTCGAAGGTGGGCACGGAACGGCTGCTGGTATGGCCAGCACTTTCGAAGAACTCGGTTTCTCAGAAGCCTTCGATTTAGCGATCGGTCTAGCGACGGTAGGTGTGCTTTCCGGAGTGATCTTCGGTATCATCCTGATTAACTGGGGAGTACGAAATAAAAAGACCAAGGTCATTGAAGATGTAGATGACTTTTCTAATTTAAGAAAACGCGGGGTCATGGAATATCAAAACCGTGAACCGGCTGGAAAAATGACGCTGCGACCAGAATCGATCGAACCTTTATCCTTCCACCTCGCGATTGTCATGTTGGCTATTTTAATAGGCTGGGGGATTCTCCAAGGGTTGATTGCTCTTGAAGCGATCACCATCAATTCTGATTTCATGGAATACATTCCGCTATTCCCTGTTGCAATGCTTGGCGGTATTCTGCTTCAAATCGTTTTTGACAAAAAGGACAAATACAATCTGGTTGACCGACGCATGATCAATCGGATTCAAGGATTGGCACTTGATGTGTTGATTCTAACCGCTATTGCTACGGTCTCCCTGGACGTGATCGGTGAATATCTAGTTCCATTCTTAATCCTGGCTGCAGCCGGTATCGCCTGGAACCTATTCGGCTTCCTCGTCCTGGCCCCACGCTTCATCCCGAACTACTGGTTTGAACGAGGCATTGGAGACTTCGGCCAATCCATGGGTGTCACAGCCACTGGTCTTCTATTGATGCGGGTAGTGGACCCTGATAATGAATCCCCTGCTTTTGAAGCATTCGGATACAAGCAATTGTTCTATGAACCATTTCTGGGCGGAGGTTTTGTGACAGCATTGTCCGTTCCATTTATCGCCCAATTCGGTCCATGGCCGAGCTTGATTCTTGCAGCAGCTATGACAGCTGTAGGAATCCTCTCAGGACTCTTTTACTTTGGAAAAGGAAAAGGCTCCTCAATCTGA
- a CDS encoding globin-coupled sensor protein, translated as MGLFATKKREKEEAALGEGLVGKIQVESGSDLEKQFEMIHLTADDLAILKSLQPLVSSHIDEVVRQFYANLESEPSLEHIINHHSSVERLQKTLSVHIQEMFNGVIDASFIEKRKRIAKVHLNIGLKPKWYMCAFQDLLLSFMNIYQQELSEAHFSQAIRATTKILSIEQQLVLDMFEEEAEQLREAEIEKRREAYRRVDQMSEEVAAVSQQASASTEQLTEQTEKIVEDSKNGSQVAQQVEQQSLEGKERLEIQQKQMNEIQKNIKEISDDMEKLKHVAEEISKIVTIVSSIAEQTNLLSLNASIEAARAGEHGAGFTVVANEVRKLSEQTQNSVAEVSDLITSTSGQIHNVSSNVGSINEMISEGTESMNQINHFFTEIVTAMGQNKSYNAGIEGELEQFAHVIQEINGAVSKVASSSQRLTELTE; from the coding sequence ATGGGTTTATTTGCGACAAAGAAAAGAGAAAAAGAAGAAGCGGCACTGGGAGAAGGTTTAGTTGGTAAAATCCAAGTAGAGTCAGGGTCAGATCTTGAAAAACAGTTTGAAATGATTCATTTGACGGCAGATGATTTGGCCATCTTAAAGTCCTTACAGCCCCTCGTCAGTAGTCATATCGATGAAGTAGTGCGTCAGTTTTATGCAAACTTGGAAAGCGAACCATCCTTGGAGCACATCATCAACCACCATAGTTCAGTAGAACGTTTGCAGAAGACGCTGTCCGTACATATCCAGGAAATGTTCAATGGGGTGATTGATGCCTCTTTCATCGAAAAACGAAAGCGGATTGCAAAAGTACACTTGAACATTGGCTTGAAACCGAAATGGTACATGTGTGCATTCCAGGATCTATTGCTTTCTTTCATGAATATTTATCAACAGGAGCTGAGTGAAGCCCACTTCAGCCAAGCGATTCGCGCAACAACGAAGATCCTCAGCATTGAACAACAACTGGTGTTGGATATGTTCGAGGAAGAAGCGGAACAATTAAGGGAAGCGGAAATTGAAAAACGCCGGGAAGCCTACCGCAGGGTCGATCAAATGTCTGAAGAAGTAGCTGCAGTATCTCAACAGGCTAGTGCTTCCACTGAACAATTGACCGAGCAGACAGAGAAGATTGTAGAGGATTCTAAAAATGGGTCCCAGGTTGCTCAACAAGTTGAACAACAATCATTAGAAGGAAAAGAAAGATTGGAAATTCAGCAAAAACAGATGAATGAAATTCAAAAAAATATTAAAGAGATCTCGGATGATATGGAAAAATTGAAACACGTCGCCGAGGAAATCAGTAAAATTGTTACAATCGTTTCGTCCATTGCCGAACAGACAAATCTGCTTTCCTTGAATGCTTCCATCGAGGCAGCAAGAGCCGGGGAACACGGAGCAGGGTTCACAGTGGTGGCCAATGAAGTCCGTAAACTGTCCGAGCAGACGCAGAATTCTGTAGCAGAAGTATCTGATTTAATCACATCGACAAGTGGGCAGATCCATAATGTTTCCAGCAATGTCGGGAGCATTAATGAAATGATTTCAGAAGGAACCGAGAGTATGAATCAAATCAATCACTTCTTTACAGAAATCGTAACCGCTATGGGACAGAACAAGTCATATAACGCCGGGATTGAAGGAGAACTTGAACAATTCGCCCATGTAATCCAGGAAATTAACGGAGCTGTATCCAAAGTGGCTTCTTCTTCTCAACGTTTGACAGAACTGACGGAGTGA